Proteins co-encoded in one Rhopalosiphum maidis isolate BTI-1 chromosome 2, ASM367621v3, whole genome shotgun sequence genomic window:
- the LOC113555212 gene encoding dnaJ homolog subfamily C member 16 — protein MKWRLISIVLFAIVLTAQPATQDPYAILGISKTASLAEVKNAYRNLVKIWHPDKNNHPEAETKFIEITTAYEALTNRDKPDSYAAPPNSFSSNFNQFFDFDMDNFFDNMHHRYTFEFFRKLQINLDEFNSLMLTKNSKKLTLILFYSEFSLAFLKAQSVLKKVIEDVVPIGVDFKTMNKDMEPSAFWRAKGVFLPHLVSIIDSNLIVYQESFQSADNIINFIRKSLPVNLIPEYNDVTIDKFLNTWSADNHVRALVMQPGSPLRIRYALIALEYRNHINFGYMNIGLYECRSTRDRYKVPHDKDTLLILKENVRRPAAHLSMAYIPMVGLRDLMESNKYLTLPRLSSQDVFDTLCPIGQKQFCLVLVSRNSPNHEAHRQSIRRFAQEARSIYPDKRLAFMYVFRERQPHFINSLTQGSESPSEPLLHIVLLTRLNKIMVSYKWLLGDDYNNWANYDLTKEKLTGVLNALLGSEAAWTLSNEAHIGIVLDEHGQSLLVRIAARAQQHIITMFYTMIDMTINHGLFFMYIVFLMIGSMVVMYFVYILVENEIKEINKKVDKTKTKPSQTNRQRELKLHELRAETYNGLVRLIKPGCRTIILLIDNSTALLLARQFYHTVWPYRKNKSLMFGYLNLDRSPSRDWYCELLSLSLTDTNKSIHINTRNCVGTVLSLCSLKKYFCMYHAKHPESSRHKNDKWRRVGMKPPKNGGEFWGFNEESDEDNFSFDEDEENTAGFKPILKDKEEEIRTEHLLDGLPMWLDRLFEGSTTRYQINYWPDFKV, from the exons ATGAAATGGCGGCTGATTTCTATTGTGCTATTCGCAATCGTACTGACGGCACAACCCGCCACCCAAGATCCGTATGCCATTCTTGGTATATCGAAGACCGCATCATTGGCTGAAGTTAAAAATGCCTACCGAAATCTAGTGAAGATATG GCACCCGGATAAGAACAACCATCCAGAAGCTGAGACAAAATTTATCGAAATAACAACAGCTTATGAA gcATTGACTAACCGAGATAAGCCAGATAGTTATGCTGCACCTCCAAATAGTTTTTCCAGCaactttaatcaattttttgacTTTGACATGGACAACTTTTTTGACAACATGCATCATCGTTATACTTTTGAATTCTttagaaaattacaaataaatttaga tgAATTTAATTCGTTaatgttaacaaaaaatagcaaaaagCTTACTTTAATACTGTTTTATTCAGAATTTTCTCTTGCTTTTCTTAAAGCACAATCTGTTCTTAAAAAGGTTATTGAAGATGTTGTACCAATCG gtgtagattttaaaacaatgaataaaGATATGGAACCTTCAGCATTTTGGAGAGCTAAAGGAGTGTTTCTCCCTCATTTAGTATCAATCATAGATTCAAATCTCATAGTTTATCAAGAATCTTTCCAGAGTGCTGACAATATCATca attttataagAAAGAGTTTGCCAGTCAATCTTATACCTGAATACAACGATGTTactattgataaatttttaaatacttggtCTGCTGATAACCATGTACGGGCATTAGTTATGCAACCTGGATCTCCTTTGAGAATACGTTATGCTTTAATTGCACTTGAATATCGAaaccatattaattttgg GTACATGAATATTGGACTCTATGAATGTCGATCAACACGAGACCGGTATAAAGTACCACACGATAAAGATActctattaatattgaaagaaAATGTTAGACGTCCAGCTGCACATCTCTCAATGGCATACATACCGATGGTTGGTCTACGTGACCTAATGGAaagcaataaatatttgactttACCTAGGCTATCTTCACAAGATGTTTTTGATACTCTCTGCCCAATTggtcaaaaacaattttgtctgGTATTAGTGTCTCGTAACTCTCCTAATCATGAGGCTCATAGACAATCCATCAGACGTTTTGCTCAAGAAGCACGTTCTATTTATCCTGACAAACGACTAGCCTTCATGTATGTATTTAGAGAGAGACAgccacattttattaattcattaacacAAGGTAGTGAAAGTCCAAGTGAACCTTTACTTCATATAGTCCTATTGACTCGCCTCAATAAGATCATGGTCAGTTATAAATGGCTTTTGGGAGATGACTATAACAACTGGGCAAACTATGATTTGACTAAA gaAAAGCTAACCGGAGTTTTGAATGCACTACTTGGCAGTGAAGCTGCTTGGACACTAAGTAACGAAGCTCATATTGGCATTGTATTAGATGAACATGGTCAGAGCTTATTAGTACGCATTGCTGCTAGAGCTCAACAGCATATCATAACTATGTTTTACACCATGATCGATATGACCATAAACCATGGGTTATTCTTTATGTACATTGTGTTTTTGATGATTGGATCAATGGTGgtcatgtattttgtatacattctagt ggAAAACGAGATAaaagaaatcaataaaaaagttGATAAAACCAAAACAAAACCATCTCAAACAAACAGACAACGTGAACTTAAGCTTCATGAACTGAGAGCAGAAACTTATAATGGACTAGTGCGACTTATCAAACCAGGTTGTCGCACCATTATACTGTTAATAGACAACAGCACTGCTCTTTTACTTGCTCGACAATTTTACCATACTGTGTGGCCATATAGAAA GAATAAGTCATTAATGTTTGGGTATTTAAACCTTGACCGTTCTCCATCCAGAGACTGGTACTgcgaattattatcattaagccTTACAGACACAAACAAAagcatacatattaatacacgAAATTGTGTGGGTACAGTGTTATCGTTGTGTtcactgaaaaaatatttttgcatgtACCATGCTAAACACCCAGAATCCTCACGACAT AAAAATGATAAGTGGAGAAGAGTTGGTATGAAACCACCAAAGAATGGAGGAGAATTTTGGGGTTTCAATGAAGAGTCTGATGAAGACAATTTCAGTTTTGATGAAGATGAAGAAAATACTGCAGGTTTTAAACCTATTTTAAAG gatAAAGAAGAAGAAATTCGTACAGAACATTTGCTAGATGGATTACCTATGTGGCTTGACAGATTATTTGAAGGCAGTACTACAAGataccaaataaattattggccAGACTTCAAGGTATAA
- the LOC113555213 gene encoding 60S ribosomal protein L18 yields MGIDIDHRRGHKAKRTAPKSKDVYLLLLVKLYRFLARRTRSHFNKVVLRRLFMSRINRPPISLSAVSKYMTKIADEKRIAVVVGTVVDDKRLFKVPKLTVCALRVTSGARARILKAGGEILTFDQLALKAPTGKNTVLLQGKRKSRESCRHFGPAPGVPHSHTKPYVRSKGRKFERARGRRRGCGFKK; encoded by the exons atg GGTATTGATATCGATCACAGGCGCGGGCATAAGGCCAAACGGACTGCACCTAAGTCCAAAGATGTGTATTTGTTACTGTTGGTTAAG TTATACCGTTTCTTGGCTCGGCGTACCCGTTCCCATTTCAACAAAGTCGTATTGAGACGTTTGTTCATGTCTCGCATCAACCGTCCTCCGATATCATTGAGCGCTGTCTCAAAGTACATGACCAAGATTGCCGATGAAAAGCGTATTGCAGTAGTCGTTGGCACTGTTGTCGATGACAAGAGATTGTTCAAAGTGCCCAAGCTCACA gttTGTGCATTGCGTGTGACTTCAGGAGCTAGAGCTCGCATCTTAAAAGCTGGTGGAGAAATTCTTACATTTGATCAATTAGCATTGAAAGCACCGACTGGCAAGAATACTGTTTTATTGCAAG gcaAACGTAAATCACGTGAATCGTGCAGACACTTTGGACCAGCTCCGGGTGTACCTCACAGCCACACTAAACCATATGTTCGCTCCAAGGGACGCAAGTTTGAACGGGCTCGTGGTAGAAGGCGTGGATGtggtttcaagaaataa
- the LOC113553182 gene encoding inositol polyphosphate multikinase beta-like, with product MAKWLDSDDLLPYDNQVGGHKFTKEKPLLGLLKHKEGYILKSVEGGTKGKNEVRFYEELLKNESLINLRKLVPLYYGTVAVQINSLDMTFIVLDDITTGMKKPCVMDVKIGSQTWEPGCSEKKKNDENAKYTECKEQWSFCIPGFQVYDLLNSNVAQPQKYDKEFGKSLDPGKVISVFETFLNFNSGYLGLEKLVQSFTAQLDHIRRYFQTQKHYHFYSSSVLLAYDAETLKNDKSTYPLIRVSLIDFAHVTPADGKIDLNYLQGITNLWTLFRTQLLHNN from the exons ATGGCTAAGTGGTTGGATTCAGACGATCTACTTCCATACGACAACCAAGTTGGAGGTCATAAATTTACTAAAGAAAAACCATTATTag GTTTATTGAAACATAAAGAAGGTTACATATTGAAATCAGTAGAAGGTGGTACCAAAGGAAAGAATGAAGTACGATTTTAtgaagaattattaaaaaatgaaagccTAATTAATCTCAGAAAGTTAGttccattatattatggtactgTTGCTGTTCAAATAAATTCTTTAG acatgACATTCATTGTTTTGGATGATATTACCACGGGCATGAAAAAACCGTGTGTTATGGATGTAAAAATTGGTTCACAGACGTGGGAACCAGGatgttcagaaaaaaaaaaaaatgatgaaaat gccAAATATACAGAATGTAAAGAGCAATGGAGTTTTTGTATACCAGGTTTTCAAgtgtatgatttattaaattccaatGTGGCACAGCCACAGAAATATGATAAAGAATTTGGAAAAAGTTTAGATCCAGGAAAAGTTATCTCTG tgttcgagacatttttaaactttaacagCGGATATCTAGGTCTAGAAAAACTAGTTCAAAGCTTTACAGCCCAATTGGATCACATAAGACGATACTTCCAAACTCAAAAACATTACCATTTTTATTCTAGTTCGGTACTGTTAGCATATGATGcagaaacattaaaaaatgacaaaagCACTTATCCTTTGATAAGAGTTTCATTAATAGATTTTGCACATGTAACTCCAGCTGAtggtaaaattgatttaaactatttacaaGGTATTACTAATTTATGGACATTGTTCCGAACACAATTGTTACAcaacaattaa
- the LOC113553554 gene encoding serine/threonine-protein kinase RIO1 — translation MHQFSDAEDDDSPLVIKDNDDISKLFGEMTFNNNGRKLVNDQNTYDTDYSDDSIDDETLFDNGCYSRKGANEIKAQIQSTTPNQQNKNVKISDYQPSENLIKKYLDKVNTDPYEGPVLTHEASNKLMESYKKADAMRFRNKDKCDRATAEQVMDPRTRMILFKLLNRGMIGQIDGCISTGKEANVYHSTSTDGDKHYAIKVFKTSILVFKDRDRYVTGEFRFRHGYCRHNPRKMVRLWAEKEMRNLARMYAAGLPVPQPILLRSHVLLMSFIGKDGWPAPKLKDARLTSSKACQLYRDCLIIMWKLYNICKLVHADLSEFNLLYNDGEIVMIDVSQAVEHEHPYALEFLRKDCTNITEFFRHHDVGTLTIKSLFDFLTDPTITLDNMETCLDRLQENMANSNPLTNEEIVEQEVFKNAYIPKNLNEVVDFERDISLVKSGQTSEDLIYQKIVGLKDDLSGPQNTPAILEDDNSDDSNSSASENESINSDDKSKFTNSARPKNEDAESKRLRKKQVKDEKADKRKVKLKKHLKKRKEKTTQCRKK, via the exons ATGCATCAGTTCAGTGATGCAGAAGATGACGATTCAcc attggtTATCAAGGACAATGATGacatatctaaattatttggtGAGatgacttttaataataatggccGTAAGTTAGTAAATGATCAAAATACATATGATACTGATTACTCAGACGATAGCATTGATGATGAAACACTTTTTGATAATg gATGTTATAGTAGAAAAGGAGCAAATGAAATTAAAGCTCAAATTCAATCTACAACTCCAAACCAACAGAACAAGAACGTTAAAATTAGTGATTATCAACCATCTgagaatcttattaaaaaatatttagacaaaGTAAATACAGATCCATATGAAGGGCCTGTACTTACTCATGAAGCTTCTAATAAACTAATGGAAAGCTACAAAAAAGCTGATGCTATGcg aTTTAGAAATAAAGACAAGTGTGATAGAGCTACAGCTGAACAAGTAATGGATCCAAGAACCCGAatgatactatttaaattacttaatagaGGAATGATTGGACAAATTGATGGATGTATATCTACTGGAAAGGAAGCTAATGTATATCATTCAACATCAACTGATGGTGACAAACATTAtgctattaaagtatttaaaacatcaatattGGTATTCAAAGATCGTGATCGTTATGTTACTGGTGAATTcag ATTTAGGCATGGTTACTGCAGGCATAATCCAAGAAAAATGGTTCGTTTATGGGCTGAAAAAGAAATGCGTAATCTTGCTCGAATGTATGCAGCTGGTCTACCAGTACCTCAACCAATTTTGTTAAGATCACATGTTTTACTGATGTCTTTTATCGGTAAAGATGGTTGGCCTGCcccaaaattaaaa GATGCTCGTTTAACCTCATCTAAAGCGTGCCAACTTTATAGggattgtttaataattatgtggaaactatacaatatttgtaaactTGTACATGCTGATCTTAGCGAGTttaatttact gtataacgaTGGAGAAATAGTGATGATTGATGTATCTCAAGCTGTTGAACATGAGCATCCATATGCTTTAGAATTCCTTCGAAAAGATTGTACGAACATTacag aATTTTTCCGTCATCATGATGTTGGTACATTAACCATTAAATCTTTATTCGACTTTCTTACTGATCCTACTATCACATTAGATAATATGGAAACATGTCTTGACCGGCTTCAAGAAAATATGGCTAATTCAAATCCATTAACAAATGAAGAAATTGTTGAACAAGAAGTATTCAAAAATGCATAtataccaaaaaatctaaatgag gTTGTTGATTTTGAAAGAGATATTAGTTTGGTTAAATCTGGTCAAACTAGTgaagatttaatttatcaaaaaattgttgGACTTAAAGACGATTTATCTGGACCTCAAAATACACCGGCAATATTAGAAGATGATAATAGTGATGATAGTAACAGTAGTGCATCAGAAAATGAAAGTATTAATTCTGatgataaaagtaaatttactaattCTGCGAGACCTAAAAATGAAGATGCTGAAAGCAAACGA ttacgaaaaaaacaagtaaaaGATGAAAAAGCAGATAAAAGGAaggtgaaattaaaaaaacatttaaaaaaaagaaaagaaaaaacaacacaatgcagaaaaaaataa
- the LOC113553476 gene encoding glycylpeptide N-tetradecanoyltransferase 1: protein MSETPKIPNEQQANTEVTKTKKKRNRNRKNNVKAEQSTQNGTVEETTLPSTISIQDIQKAMEVFSLQQRAAKTPEEALHKQYRFWYTQPVPKMTEKIVSDGPIEEDKTIDQIRKEPFTLPDGFQWDTLSLDDPFVLKELYTLLNENYVEDEDSMFRFDYQPHFLKWALQPPGWLKEWHVGVRVIKSNKLVGFISAIPALLKVYNKSQKMVEINFLCVHKKLRSKRVAPVLIREITRRVNQMGIFQAVYTAGIVLPKPIGTCRYWHRSLNPKKLIEVKFSHLSRNMTMQRTLKLHKLPDSTRTPGFRKLTEKDLPQARKLLSSYMKTFDLSPSFSDEEFKHWFLPQEGIIDAYVVVNDNKITDLVSFYTLPSTIMHHPTYRTLKAAYSFYNVSTKTPWVDLMQDALISARDANFDVFNALDLMDNREFLEQLKFGVGDGNLQYYLYNWKCPEIESEKIGLILQ from the exons ATGAGTGAAACACCAAAAATTCCAAACGAGCAACAAGCAAACACAGAAgtcacaaaaacaaaaaa aaaacgaAATAGAAACCGTAAAAACAATGTTAAAGCAGAACAAAGCACTCAGAACGGAACTGTCGAAGAAACTACTCTACCATCTACTATTTCTATTCAA GATATTCAAAAAGCAATGGAAGTCTTCTCACTTCAACAAAGAGCAGCTAAAACTCCAGAAGAGGctttacataaacaatatcGTTTTTGGTACACACAACCAGTACCTAAAATGA ctgAAAAGATAGTTAGTGATGGTCCAATTGAAGAGGATAAAACAATAGATCAGATTAGAAAAGAACCATTTACATTGCCTGATGGTTTTCAATGGGATACACTTAGTCTTGACGATCcttttgttttaaaagaattgtacacattattaaatgaaaactatGTTGAAGATGAAGATAGCATGTTTCGATTTGATTATCAgcctcattttttaaaatg ggcTCTTCAACCTCCTGGATGGTTAAAAGAATGGCATGTTGGAGTACGagttattaaaagtaataaattagttgGTTTCATTAGTGCCATCCCAGCTTTGCTTAAAGTTTATaacaa gtCTCAAAAAAtggttgaaattaattttctttgcgttcataaaaaattacgtAGTAAAAGAGTAGCTCCAGTTTTGATCCGTGAAATAACAAGACGTGTGAATCAGATGGGTATTTTTCAAGCTGTTTATACAGCTGGAATAGTTTTACCTAAACCTATAGGAACCTGCAG ataTTGGCATCGTTCTTTAAATCCAAAGAAGTTAATAGAAGTTAAGTTTTCACACTTGAGTCGCAATATGACCATGCAACGAACATTAAAGTTACATAAACTTCCTGATTCAACTCGCACTCCTGGATTTCGCAAATTGACTGAAAAAGACTTGCCGCAAGCTCGAAAATTACTTTCTAGT TATATGAAAACCTTTGATTTGTCACCTTCATTTTCTGATGAAGAATTCAAACATTGGTTCCTGCCTCAGGAAGGCATTATCGATGCCTATGTTGTTGTAAATGATAACAAAATTACAG aTTTAGTTAGTTTTTATACTCTTCCTTCGACTATTATGCATCACCCAACTTATCGTACATTGAAGGCAGcatattctttttataatgTGTCTACTAAAACGCCATGGGTTGATCTTATGCAAGACGCTCTTATTTCGGCTAGAGAT gcTAACTTTGATGTGTTCAACGCCTTAGACCTTATGGACAATAGGGAATTTTTGGAGCAACTTAAATTTGGAGTTGGAGATGGAAACttacaatactatttatacaattgGAAATGTCCTGAAATTGAAAGTGAAAag ATTGGATTAATCCTTCAATAA